In the genome of Carassius gibelio isolate Cgi1373 ecotype wild population from Czech Republic chromosome A25, carGib1.2-hapl.c, whole genome shotgun sequence, the window ATACCAGTAACCTGTTACCATAGCATATCGCAAGCCCATTAACCTGTCATCTTATCATACCACCAGCCTTtcagtcaaattaaaaaaattagccaCTAACCAGAACTTATGCATACCTTACatataagttattgttaataTGACGGAAATGACGTCACACACTGTGGCTGGTCTTCCTGTTCAGTTAGGTGACTTATGAAGGATGAGAAATGCAGACAGTTGTGTCATGGACAGGCTGTACATCCGTACCTCTAAAgatgtttaatttaataaatctCTGTAAACGAATGTGAAGTGGTAAGGCTGAGCAGAGTGACGAAGGAAGgaacgtgtttgtgtgtgactgtcTGATTGTTTTACAGGGACACAGCAGGGCAGGAAAGATTTAGGACGATCACCACGGCGTACTACAGAGGCGCTATGGTAAAACACCATTGGATACTACTCATGTCTGTGTGGAAGTGTAGATCCCTGAAGATggatttttcatatattttcacatatttctGCTTGGCTTGTTTTCAGGGCATTATGTTGGTATATGACATCACCAGCGAAAAGtcatttgagaacattaaaaacTGGATCCGCAACATCGAGGAGGTAACATTGAGGAGGAATATGTTCACATATGTGTCTGGTAACATGTTGAATTGATAAAGTATCATCATTTTGATTATAATACAGATTTGGTCCAGGTTGGGGGGGTCCATATTAGGGGGTCATTGAATTATAAGTTTCCTAGCCACTCTGTAAatttatatcaaatataattgattgtttatttgatacatttgttAGAGAACTTCTTAATTACTCATTTCAGCATGCATCATCTGATGTAGAGAAGATGATCCTCGGAAACAAATGTGACATGAACGACAGGAGACAGGTGTCcaaagagagaggagagaaagtAAGGCCTCTCATGTCTTGCAAGCTTACAGTTTTCCatacaaataatacataatttaaagtaaacaatataaattaatctattaaaatgaagaataaagaaaatgcattttattttaaaatgccattcTTGTAACATTACCTGTATATTATAGGTATGTTATTTCGAATCAGATATACAGTATCTTGAGTGAGATtggttataattttttattatatattttgcttttttGTCCAGTTGGCAATTGATTACGGGATCAAGTTTTTGGAAACAAGTGCAAAAACCAGCATAAATGTCGAAGAGGCCTTTTTCACACTTGCTAGAGACATTATGGCTCGACTTAACAGGAAAATGGTGAGTGtttttgtaaggttttttttatttaattttttgtgtattttactagatataatttattattatttgctttaaaaaaatcgttacaataaatcacattttaaaatggtattttatAACTCCat includes:
- the LOC127946987 gene encoding ras-related protein Rab-8B-like, with protein sequence MAKTYDYLFKLLLIGDSGVGKTCLLFRFSEDAFNTTFISTIGIDFKIRTIEINGKKIKLQIWDTAGQERFRTITTAYYRGAMGIMLVYDITSEKSFENIKNWIRNIEEHASSDVEKMILGNKCDMNDRRQVSKERGEKLAIDYGIKFLETSAKTSINVEEAFFTLARDIMARLNRKMNDGGQADDGGPVKISEKRSRKHSIFKCALL